Proteins co-encoded in one Ruegeria sp. HKCCD4315 genomic window:
- a CDS encoding RluA family pseudouridine synthase, translated as MGTRQIEFQIAADPPSRLDKALSRDVPDGENLSRTRLARLIEEGAVQIDGREARDPKAKVAEGAQITIVVAEAEDSHIGPEDIPLEVVFEDADVIVVNKPAGMVVHPAPGSPSGTLVNALLHHCGDDLSGVGGVKRPGIVHRIDKETSGLLVVAKSDAAHHGLAAQFADHSVERYYRAVCYGVPDANDPRLRGVKGVNFEPGNIMRVTTQLARHKTDRQRQAVLFHGGRHAVTRARVVESFGTPAGLALIECWLETGRTHQIRVHMAHAGHGLVGDPVYGGKRKLSAKAFSVAAAESVRDFPRQALHAAVLGFEHPVTGENLRFEVDLPQDMKSLIAGLRTPVSQ; from the coding sequence ATGGGCACCCGCCAGATTGAGTTTCAGATCGCGGCTGATCCGCCGTCACGCCTTGATAAGGCGCTTTCAAGGGATGTGCCAGATGGTGAAAACCTGTCGCGCACCCGGTTAGCGCGCTTGATCGAAGAGGGTGCGGTTCAGATCGACGGGCGCGAGGCACGTGACCCTAAGGCAAAAGTTGCGGAAGGGGCGCAGATTACCATTGTCGTGGCCGAGGCCGAAGACAGCCATATCGGCCCCGAAGACATCCCGCTTGAGGTCGTTTTTGAAGATGCGGATGTGATTGTTGTGAACAAGCCCGCAGGCATGGTCGTACATCCCGCGCCGGGTTCGCCCAGCGGTACGCTGGTAAACGCGCTGCTGCACCATTGCGGGGATGATCTGTCAGGTGTTGGTGGGGTCAAGCGCCCGGGCATCGTGCATCGCATCGACAAGGAAACCAGTGGCCTTTTGGTGGTGGCCAAATCGGATGCAGCGCATCACGGTTTGGCTGCGCAGTTTGCCGATCACAGCGTCGAGCGGTATTACCGCGCCGTGTGCTACGGGGTGCCGGACGCCAACGATCCACGTTTGCGCGGTGTCAAAGGGGTCAATTTCGAACCCGGCAACATCATGCGTGTGACAACGCAGCTTGCGCGCCACAAGACCGACCGTCAGAGGCAGGCTGTTCTCTTCCATGGGGGTCGCCACGCAGTAACGCGTGCACGGGTTGTTGAGAGTTTTGGTACACCCGCAGGACTGGCTCTGATCGAATGCTGGCTGGAAACCGGACGCACCCATCAGATCCGGGTCCATATGGCTCATGCAGGACATGGGCTGGTCGGAGACCCGGTTTACGGCGGCAAGCGCAAGCTGTCTGCCAAGGCGTTTTCGGTTGCGGCGGCTGAATCTGTCCGCGATTTCCCGCGTCAGGCCCTTCATGCAGCGGTTTTGGGGTTCGAACACCCGGTGACCGGCGAAAACCTGCGGTTCGAGGTCGACCTTCCGCAGGACATGAAATCCCTGATTGCAGGGCTGCGCACACCAGTGTCACAATAA
- a CDS encoding ATP-grasp fold amidoligase family protein has translation MVADRSLPTIGMLWMEGRLSFLEQMCMLSFIEQGHRLVLFHYGQVENVPSGVELVSANEVHEPKQFIMNNQFKTPVPQSDIFRLQLMKKTDFLWCDTDVVALSPIPWADHIFGYFNRDTICNAVMRLPSNSPALDAYIEYSNDPYPIRPWVEGDERAELERMKRAGELPHASDQEHSVYGPGVMTWYLRQHDELKNASPIPVFYPLPFRQAGQANDIHVREFRKTYIKDDTLAVHLWGRRMRWWIANGIKRHSFLDRRLRNLGIRASDAPLPRHGRKGPKPIEFPADLPALRPTTEDIRKATGGAMSTALLSDREDYLKVAQAELDRIHSDNLYGGNDLPRPGRLRGWDHYGSEAARLNALAMSLFNYAESHRRLPDLCAPKTFSEKLLVMKLFGAVPDAFVAEQDKTVEQVPDGLTVPRRVWHSHIPTLPEALSDEPGEYSLKGSASVAHRIGVSLPLDDAERDAANNQMAAWHKTKTPEGFWTGDWWRVTRQPNYCLEEDLTAGEHTVTDWKFWVIAGCVHLVQVDRDRGRGRIQMLHDRDYTFRPDELFFPTSSDTEPRPAQFDEMVGIAEALAQDVEFARVDLSLVGERICLREVTLSPLVGKLKIRSDALDQRLGAAWVGTSLFPNEN, from the coding sequence ATGGTTGCGGATCGCTCTCTTCCGACGATTGGGATGCTCTGGATGGAAGGCCGTCTGAGTTTTCTGGAACAGATGTGCATGCTGTCCTTTATCGAACAGGGCCACAGGCTGGTTTTGTTTCACTATGGGCAGGTCGAAAACGTACCGTCTGGCGTTGAATTGGTATCGGCCAACGAAGTGCATGAGCCGAAACAGTTCATCATGAACAACCAGTTCAAAACGCCGGTTCCGCAATCTGACATCTTCAGATTGCAGTTGATGAAAAAGACGGATTTCCTGTGGTGCGATACGGATGTGGTGGCACTGTCTCCGATCCCTTGGGCTGATCACATCTTTGGCTACTTCAACAGAGACACGATCTGTAATGCCGTGATGCGGCTGCCCTCGAACAGTCCGGCACTGGACGCGTATATTGAGTACAGCAATGATCCTTACCCGATCCGTCCCTGGGTCGAAGGTGATGAACGGGCAGAGCTTGAGCGGATGAAGCGCGCCGGCGAGTTGCCGCATGCTTCGGATCAGGAGCACAGCGTTTACGGACCGGGTGTTATGACATGGTATCTGCGCCAACATGACGAACTGAAAAATGCCAGTCCAATCCCGGTGTTTTATCCGTTGCCGTTCCGTCAGGCCGGGCAAGCCAACGATATTCACGTCCGAGAGTTCAGAAAGACATACATCAAGGACGACACTCTTGCAGTGCACCTGTGGGGTCGCCGGATGCGGTGGTGGATCGCAAATGGCATCAAAAGGCATTCTTTCCTGGACAGACGCTTGCGAAACCTGGGCATCCGAGCAAGCGATGCGCCTCTGCCGCGCCATGGCAGAAAGGGGCCCAAACCGATCGAGTTTCCGGCCGACCTGCCCGCGTTACGGCCAACAACAGAAGACATCCGAAAAGCCACAGGCGGTGCAATGTCTACGGCCCTGCTGTCAGACAGAGAAGACTATTTGAAAGTCGCGCAGGCAGAGCTGGACAGGATCCATTCTGACAATCTCTATGGCGGGAATGATCTGCCCCGTCCGGGCCGTCTGCGTGGCTGGGATCACTACGGCAGTGAGGCTGCGCGTCTGAATGCGCTTGCCATGTCGCTGTTCAACTATGCCGAAAGCCACCGCCGTCTACCTGATCTCTGCGCGCCGAAAACCTTTTCCGAAAAGCTGTTGGTGATGAAGCTGTTTGGTGCAGTTCCCGACGCGTTTGTTGCAGAACAAGACAAAACAGTGGAGCAGGTGCCGGACGGTCTGACTGTGCCGAGGCGTGTATGGCATTCACACATACCGACCCTGCCTGAAGCGCTTTCTGACGAGCCCGGTGAATACAGCCTGAAAGGCTCGGCCAGCGTTGCGCACAGGATTGGCGTGTCGCTTCCGCTGGATGACGCTGAGCGCGACGCGGCAAACAATCAGATGGCCGCGTGGCACAAAACCAAAACGCCGGAAGGGTTCTGGACCGGGGACTGGTGGCGCGTTACCCGGCAGCCCAACTATTGTCTTGAGGAAGATCTGACAGCCGGTGAACACACAGTCACCGATTGGAAGTTCTGGGTGATCGCTGGCTGTGTTCATTTGGTGCAGGTCGACCGTGACCGGGGGCGCGGACGCATTCAGATGCTGCACGACCGAGACTATACATTCCGACCAGATGAGTTGTTTTTCCCAACCAGTTCGGACACAGAGCCGCGGCCCGCGCAATTCGACGAGATGGTCGGGATCGCAGAAGCTCTGGCGCAAGACGTCGAATTTGCCAGAGTAGATTTGAGCTTGGTGGGGGAAAGGATCTGCCTGCGCGAGGTTACTCTGTCTCCGCTTGTCGGAAAACTGAAAATACGGTCAGACGCGCTGGATCAGCGATTGGGCGCGGCGTGGGTTGGTACGTCGTTGTTCCCGAACGAAAATTAA
- a CDS encoding acyl-homoserine-lactone synthase, producing MDQPLRYKQTYPVPEKLPELTPANGTSDAPNTLARLEIFAVNSSPPMPRGNIGHIRATTLNFRNISEHGTLLTKYLETRKSIFIDQLKWQVGEADGMEFDQYDTPACRWVVLHEFGEVLGGVRLLPTTAECGVYSYMLRDAQRGILKGIPSDVLFIDAPVKRSVWEASRFFVAKDVASSRRLPVQQELFHQMTTVAMEGGATSILGIVPSVWARWSRRLGINASPVGAKFSIDGTISQSVLFNIHK from the coding sequence ATGGACCAACCACTCAGGTATAAGCAGACATACCCGGTCCCGGAAAAGCTTCCGGAACTAACACCTGCTAACGGCACTTCAGACGCACCAAATACTTTGGCGCGACTAGAAATTTTTGCTGTCAACAGCAGTCCGCCAATGCCACGTGGTAATATTGGCCATATTCGCGCGACTACACTTAATTTTCGCAATATTTCCGAGCATGGCACCCTTCTGACAAAATACCTTGAAACCAGAAAATCAATTTTCATTGACCAGTTAAAGTGGCAAGTTGGTGAAGCTGACGGGATGGAATTTGACCAATACGACACGCCAGCCTGTCGATGGGTTGTGTTGCATGAATTCGGTGAGGTCTTAGGAGGTGTGCGACTTCTGCCCACGACCGCAGAGTGCGGGGTATATAGTTATATGCTGCGCGACGCGCAAAGAGGTATCCTTAAAGGAATACCATCTGACGTTCTATTTATTGACGCCCCGGTAAAGCGCTCTGTTTGGGAAGCTTCCCGTTTCTTCGTGGCAAAGGATGTTGCATCGTCACGCAGGCTTCCGGTTCAACAAGAGTTGTTTCACCAGATGACTACTGTCGCGATGGAAGGTGGTGCAACCAGCATCCTGGGCATCGTCCCCTCAGTCTGGGCGCGGTGGTCACGGCGACTGGGCATCAATGCCTCGCCTGTCGGCGCAAAGTTTTCCATCGATGGCACCATCAGTCAGTCGGTTTTATTTAATATCCACAAGTAA
- a CDS encoding DUF6476 family protein has protein sequence MTVPSEPQEPQETPQLRLLRRMVMLLTAVMIGGVLVTFALIVIRLSDRTPTLPDQIELPDGAKAQALTIGSNWYAVVTDDNRVLIFDKTTGKLRQEIVVE, from the coding sequence ATGACTGTCCCTTCCGAACCCCAAGAACCGCAGGAAACACCGCAGCTGCGATTGCTGCGGCGGATGGTCATGTTGTTGACCGCGGTGATGATTGGCGGGGTTCTAGTGACATTCGCCCTGATTGTCATCCGCCTATCGGACCGCACACCCACCCTTCCGGATCAGATCGAGTTGCCGGACGGTGCGAAGGCCCAGGCGCTGACCATCGGCTCTAACTGGTACGCGGTTGTCACGGATGACAACCGTGTTCTGATCTTTGACAAAACGACCGGAAAGCTGCGTCAGGAAATAGTGGTCGAGTAA
- a CDS encoding PleD family two-component system response regulator, producing MRILAVDDDPSILELLDRVLDAFGYKDVVTARSGPEAIEILSRPNEAFDCLLLDVQMPQMNGITLCEEVRKLPEYTYTPIIMVTAMVQKEYIDEAFGVGATDYVTKPFEFSDLKQRLSDAYRMAAERRAAIEVLEAEADFELCFGNSPDVRLSDPQCFGDLPGFIGLAEFENYVNQLSTMHSMAAKLVAVKCIGAEQLFEKSTVSEFRSAMTLAGTAVLSASQEGRKVATYWGNGVFLVIYDNQINLSVDQLGAPLPEALKEISSDTTSGRPIGFQVSEEVMLKAKTKMEALFLIDKAVEMVEMSEGRAANIG from the coding sequence ATGCGTATACTTGCTGTAGACGACGATCCTAGCATCCTGGAGTTGCTAGATAGAGTTCTAGACGCGTTCGGTTATAAAGACGTCGTCACCGCCAGAAGTGGGCCAGAGGCCATTGAAATACTGTCACGACCTAACGAAGCGTTCGACTGCTTGCTACTGGATGTGCAGATGCCGCAAATGAATGGCATAACTCTTTGCGAAGAAGTGCGAAAATTACCAGAATACACGTACACGCCCATTATCATGGTGACCGCCATGGTGCAAAAAGAGTACATCGACGAAGCATTCGGAGTTGGGGCGACGGACTACGTTACAAAGCCTTTTGAGTTCTCTGATCTGAAGCAGAGGTTATCTGACGCCTATAGAATGGCAGCGGAACGCAGAGCCGCAATCGAAGTGCTGGAAGCTGAAGCGGATTTTGAGTTGTGTTTTGGTAATAGTCCGGACGTTCGCTTAAGTGATCCGCAATGTTTCGGAGATTTGCCCGGTTTCATTGGGTTAGCTGAATTTGAGAACTACGTAAATCAGCTTTCAACGATGCACTCCATGGCTGCAAAGCTTGTGGCGGTGAAATGCATAGGCGCCGAACAACTCTTTGAGAAGAGCACGGTCAGTGAATTCCGAAGTGCCATGACTTTAGCTGGTACAGCGGTTCTGTCAGCTAGTCAGGAAGGGCGTAAAGTGGCGACCTATTGGGGAAATGGCGTGTTCTTGGTGATCTACGACAATCAAATTAATTTGAGCGTGGACCAGTTGGGAGCTCCGCTTCCGGAAGCATTGAAAGAAATTTCCAGTGACACCACTTCAGGTCGGCCAATTGGCTTCCAAGTTAGCGAAGAAGTTATGCTCAAAGCCAAAACCAAGATGGAGGCGTTGTTCTTGATAGACAAGGCCGTCGAAATGGTTGAAATGTCGGAAGGTCGAGCGGCGAATATCGGTTAA
- a CDS encoding glycosyltransferase family 2 protein gives MVKPEKILITAMKNEGPYILEWVAHHKVLGFDRIIVYTNDCTDGTNQILRRLQDLGHVEFHKNRVGTGGIHRSALRQARRLPVVKEAKWIYVGDADEFLNIHVGNNKLDDLIEATPGVDVISIPWKIFSNNGRHVMRDTPVTQQFFDGELDYEQGGAGRRFVKSMFRQGEVYLRYGLHNPHPRAEYQAAVFRSVPGGHAKEPAPFGNHVSPPFGFEIAQINHYAVRSTQAYLAKRSRGRANHSSQTLGTDYWDRWNRGGATDDTILRYKDEVDAVLEEFRADDRLKRLHRKSFRWHKALINDLLKQPDYNELYQKLLAKPAVEFVKKDRIVRERLSAEPTPASGEQTPET, from the coding sequence ATGGTTAAGCCTGAAAAAATCCTCATCACCGCGATGAAGAACGAGGGGCCCTATATTCTGGAATGGGTCGCCCATCACAAGGTTTTGGGGTTCGACCGGATCATTGTCTACACCAACGATTGTACGGACGGCACAAACCAAATACTTCGCCGTTTGCAGGACTTGGGCCATGTCGAGTTTCACAAAAACCGCGTTGGAACAGGTGGGATTCACCGGTCCGCTCTCAGACAGGCGCGCCGTCTGCCGGTCGTGAAAGAGGCCAAGTGGATTTACGTGGGCGACGCGGACGAGTTCCTGAACATTCACGTCGGCAATAACAAGCTGGACGACCTGATCGAAGCGACACCGGGGGTCGATGTCATCTCGATTCCGTGGAAGATTTTTTCGAACAACGGTCGGCACGTGATGCGTGATACGCCTGTGACGCAGCAATTCTTTGACGGTGAGTTGGACTATGAACAGGGTGGGGCAGGGCGCCGTTTTGTGAAATCCATGTTCCGGCAAGGTGAAGTCTATTTACGCTATGGGCTTCACAACCCTCATCCCCGGGCCGAGTATCAGGCGGCAGTTTTCCGTTCTGTGCCCGGAGGGCATGCCAAAGAACCCGCGCCTTTTGGCAATCACGTCTCGCCACCCTTTGGCTTTGAAATCGCGCAAATAAATCACTATGCGGTACGGTCTACTCAAGCTTACCTGGCTAAACGAAGTCGGGGCAGGGCGAACCACTCATCTCAGACGCTTGGTACGGACTATTGGGATCGCTGGAACCGCGGCGGCGCAACGGATGACACTATCCTGCGATACAAGGATGAGGTTGACGCGGTGTTAGAGGAGTTTCGAGCGGATGACCGGCTTAAACGGTTACACAGAAAGTCTTTCCGCTGGCACAAGGCGCTGATCAACGATCTTCTGAAACAGCCAGATTACAACGAACTGTACCAGAAACTGCTGGCAAAACCGGCGGTGGAGTTTGTCAAAAAAGACCGCATTGTGCGGGAGCGGCTTTCGGCAGAGCCCACCCCTGCATCCGGTGAACAGACGCCAGAAACCTAA
- a CDS encoding glycosyltransferase family 2 protein: MRLVISTMKDEGPFILEWIAYYQSIGFTHFIVNSNDCSDGADAILKRCEGLGFLAHIDNPGPWKHGPQASAYANAMKHPWSSEAEWILVCDVDEFFDIRVGEGTLDDLFRTLPHADGFAALWQMFGHNGIVEFEDKFVIEQFTRAGEMGMVMPQNLRAFKSLIRNNGSYRLVNTHRPRGPIKGKVENFAWVDGDGDPLPPAMRRRGWAFTTTGAAFGTSLFRMNHYAVRSIESYLMKRLRGDVNTTAFHPKMEATGQAYWHMHCFNDVEERSVLSKLDRMRHAYERLCQDEILRNLHEQAVEFHKSRIATVRQTDAAKSFIRRYQSFRSGQNLKALDLGVLEEANTSFDVEVYKDPEVSFAQVAKWNRIGQMAIISNNKTLNYPWFVRLDALDTPMDCEQAKTEHAKITDPKQVDLPFDPRDPSFLPQTPKEVERTAKQRKKFLKSISGKKSWVLIGQVEPEIVQEILDLGTVAQLTVIAPWGLSWNGFACPDTTQDEGAQALDRAFYAFLEYFREPILSGKLRVYRAMPALMLKLFKDQSIGVVVIRGVRAERVMLQLLRRIDRVLAPGGSIAFTSYRRGKGSYSGMSAAINRFLAGNAGSYRITSLEPPWLGIDKLPPLDKE; the protein is encoded by the coding sequence ATGAGATTAGTCATTTCCACGATGAAAGATGAAGGCCCTTTCATTCTCGAGTGGATTGCCTACTACCAATCGATCGGTTTCACACATTTCATCGTCAACTCGAACGACTGCTCGGATGGTGCGGATGCGATCCTCAAACGGTGTGAAGGGCTTGGTTTTCTGGCGCATATCGACAATCCGGGACCGTGGAAACACGGGCCGCAAGCCTCGGCTTATGCCAACGCAATGAAGCATCCCTGGTCGTCCGAGGCCGAGTGGATTCTGGTGTGTGATGTTGATGAATTCTTCGATATTCGCGTCGGCGAAGGCACGCTGGACGATCTTTTCCGAACGTTGCCACATGCAGATGGTTTTGCGGCGCTATGGCAGATGTTTGGGCACAACGGGATTGTCGAGTTCGAAGACAAGTTCGTAATTGAACAGTTCACGCGCGCCGGCGAGATGGGCATGGTCATGCCGCAGAATTTGCGCGCGTTCAAATCTCTGATCCGCAACAATGGATCTTATCGTTTGGTCAACACGCATCGACCGCGCGGTCCGATCAAGGGTAAAGTTGAAAACTTCGCTTGGGTCGATGGTGACGGCGATCCGCTACCACCTGCAATGCGTCGGCGTGGCTGGGCGTTTACAACAACTGGTGCGGCCTTTGGAACTTCGTTGTTTCGTATGAACCACTATGCCGTCAGGTCCATCGAAAGCTATCTGATGAAGCGGCTTCGCGGGGATGTGAACACAACGGCGTTTCATCCCAAGATGGAGGCGACCGGACAGGCCTATTGGCACATGCATTGCTTCAATGATGTCGAGGAACGGTCAGTTCTGTCCAAGCTGGACCGTATGCGTCACGCATATGAACGCCTGTGTCAGGACGAAATCTTGCGAAACCTCCACGAACAGGCTGTTGAGTTTCATAAGTCCCGGATTGCCACGGTTCGCCAAACCGACGCCGCCAAGAGCTTTATTCGGAGGTATCAGAGTTTCCGCAGCGGCCAGAACCTGAAAGCCTTGGATTTGGGGGTCCTGGAAGAAGCCAACACTTCGTTCGATGTGGAAGTGTACAAAGACCCCGAGGTCAGTTTTGCGCAGGTCGCGAAATGGAACCGGATCGGGCAAATGGCGATAATCTCGAACAATAAGACGCTGAATTACCCGTGGTTTGTTCGGCTTGATGCCCTGGACACGCCAATGGATTGTGAACAGGCTAAGACAGAACACGCCAAGATCACTGACCCGAAACAGGTCGATCTGCCGTTTGATCCAAGAGATCCCAGTTTTTTGCCGCAAACACCTAAGGAAGTTGAAAGAACGGCAAAGCAACGCAAGAAATTCCTGAAGTCGATCAGCGGAAAGAAATCCTGGGTCCTGATCGGGCAGGTTGAACCAGAAATCGTCCAGGAAATACTGGATTTGGGTACTGTTGCGCAATTGACCGTAATTGCGCCTTGGGGCTTGTCCTGGAACGGGTTTGCCTGCCCGGACACGACCCAAGATGAGGGCGCGCAGGCGCTTGACCGCGCGTTCTATGCGTTTCTCGAGTATTTCCGCGAGCCCATTCTGTCGGGAAAGTTGCGTGTGTACAGGGCGATGCCGGCCTTGATGTTGAAACTGTTCAAAGATCAAAGCATTGGCGTCGTCGTCATTCGTGGCGTTCGCGCCGAACGCGTTATGCTTCAATTGCTGAGACGGATCGACAGGGTGCTTGCGCCGGGTGGCAGCATCGCCTTCACGTCTTACAGGCGCGGCAAGGGGTCGTATTCGGGGATGTCTGCTGCGATCAACCGGTTCCTGGCGGGCAATGCCGGGTCCTACAGAATAACCAGCTTAGAGCCACCGTGGCTTGGGATCGACAAATTGCCCCCGCTCGATAAAGAATAA
- a CDS encoding Arm DNA-binding domain-containing protein, producing MPALNKLSSLQVKNASPGKYSDGGGLWLHKKDGDDGKWFLRVHVHGRRREMGLGALSAVSLKEAREEAEKWRPIARKGKDPIKEQERIRREAA from the coding sequence ATGCCAGCACTCAACAAGCTATCATCATTGCAGGTAAAGAATGCCTCACCCGGCAAATACTCGGACGGCGGGGGCCTCTGGTTACACAAAAAAGATGGTGATGACGGCAAGTGGTTCCTTCGGGTCCATGTCCACGGGCGTCGCAGAGAGATGGGTTTGGGCGCTCTGTCAGCCGTATCTTTGAAGGAAGCGCGCGAGGAAGCCGAGAAATGGCGACCCATAGCCCGCAAAGGCAAAGACCCCATCAAAGAACAAGAACGGATACGCCGGGAAGCTGCTTAG
- a CDS encoding class I SAM-dependent methyltransferase, with protein MANEPQIIGAAPGRKEKPQADKATKRKNTKDAIRRTFLSRLPKGGVAVEIGVWQGEFSPTILKLIEPSQLFLIDPWKHIGEESHTTAFVGRTEDEKMEAIFQKVVKSFEKEIEEGKVGIIRDFSVPALELFDDESISFAYVDGDHSYEGVTADLAALFPKIKPGGIMAFDDYHRRGWWGDGVIRAVNEFLGKYPRALRIRAIAGAQIAIEKIVPQDDSKGQAS; from the coding sequence ATGGCAAACGAACCCCAGATCATTGGTGCCGCGCCGGGGCGTAAGGAAAAGCCGCAGGCCGACAAGGCAACCAAGCGCAAGAACACCAAGGATGCAATCCGCCGCACGTTTCTGTCGCGCCTTCCAAAAGGAGGTGTCGCAGTTGAAATCGGTGTCTGGCAAGGAGAGTTCTCGCCGACCATTCTCAAACTGATTGAGCCCAGTCAGCTGTTTCTTATCGATCCTTGGAAACACATCGGGGAAGAGTCGCACACAACCGCATTTGTTGGCCGGACCGAAGACGAAAAGATGGAGGCCATCTTCCAGAAAGTGGTCAAGTCGTTCGAAAAAGAGATTGAAGAGGGCAAGGTCGGTATCATCCGGGATTTCTCGGTGCCTGCGCTTGAACTGTTTGATGACGAAAGCATCTCGTTTGCCTATGTCGATGGCGACCACTCTTATGAAGGCGTGACCGCCGATCTGGCGGCACTGTTTCCCAAGATCAAACCTGGTGGGATCATGGCCTTTGATGACTACCACCGTCGGGGCTGGTGGGGTGATGGCGTCATCCGGGCGGTGAACGAGTTTCTTGGCAAGTATCCACGCGCGTTGCGCATCCGGGCAATTGCCGGTGCTCAGATCGCCATTGAAAAGATTGTTCCGCAGGATGACAGCAAAGGGCAGGCCAGTTAA
- a CDS encoding response regulator — protein sequence MRHSTFGSDRFQRNLEHRAQRKTALTVLAVDDDPDILKLLQSALPELENCNVAAASSADEALGMIEAAESPFDCLLVDIQMPGTSGIELLSQIRNLPENLETPVIMLTALDDRHNIEKAFLEGAFDYVTKPFDFFELRSRMNAAHLLMMERKKTQSSSASIENLRSELDFNQKFNFKDPLSIDEQEQCLGYIEFDNYVQQLSRRRRFDTWVTAIKFRDAEYHFDLKNFGDFRRSVSDIGFCIERTTQAAGGIYSYRGSGVFLVVTHGREHTQNIPTEAFLNQELGTVLSNRCASVHLKVVKGTPVSLRSITKVGAFASLDMAIKKVNYREADLRKGLVTTSSTFSEPTPHRKEMVNDRLFDVVLRELYGDNTYLTRRQ from the coding sequence ATGAGACATTCCACATTTGGCAGTGATCGGTTCCAAAGAAATTTAGAGCATCGAGCGCAAAGAAAGACCGCACTTACTGTACTGGCGGTTGATGATGATCCTGACATTTTGAAATTGCTCCAGTCAGCACTTCCTGAACTCGAAAACTGCAATGTGGCTGCTGCCAGTTCAGCTGATGAAGCGCTTGGGATGATAGAAGCAGCAGAATCCCCGTTCGACTGTCTGCTTGTTGACATTCAGATGCCTGGAACCTCAGGGATAGAGTTGCTTTCACAAATCCGAAACCTGCCGGAAAATCTGGAAACACCTGTCATAATGCTGACTGCACTGGATGACAGGCACAACATCGAGAAGGCATTTTTAGAAGGCGCATTTGATTATGTAACTAAACCCTTCGACTTCTTTGAATTGCGCAGCCGTATGAACGCTGCTCACCTTCTGATGATGGAAAGAAAGAAAACCCAATCCTCATCGGCGTCGATAGAAAATCTTCGCAGTGAATTGGATTTCAACCAGAAATTCAATTTCAAGGATCCTTTGTCTATCGACGAGCAGGAACAATGCTTGGGGTATATCGAATTCGACAACTATGTCCAGCAGCTTTCACGGAGGCGTCGATTTGACACCTGGGTCACCGCAATCAAATTTCGTGACGCCGAGTATCACTTTGATCTGAAGAATTTTGGTGATTTTCGGCGATCTGTTTCCGACATTGGATTCTGCATTGAAAGAACAACACAGGCTGCTGGAGGAATCTATTCCTATCGCGGGAGCGGCGTATTTCTTGTTGTTACACATGGGCGGGAACACACCCAGAATATTCCGACCGAAGCTTTCCTAAACCAAGAACTAGGGACTGTTCTCAGCAACCGCTGCGCATCTGTCCATCTTAAAGTAGTGAAAGGTACACCGGTATCGCTTCGTTCTATTACGAAGGTTGGAGCGTTCGCCTCTTTGGACATGGCTATCAAAAAAGTGAATTATCGTGAGGCCGATCTCAGAAAGGGTCTGGTTACAACCTCTTCCACATTTTCAGAGCCCACCCCGCATCGCAAAGAAATGGTCAACGATAGATTGTTTGATGTAGTCTTGCGTGAGCTGTACGGCGATAACACTTACCTCACTCGCCGGCAGTAA